From Amycolatopsis sp. YIM 10, the proteins below share one genomic window:
- a CDS encoding amidase, translating to MNESGTLLTASELVAAYGSGELSPVEATQASLDAIAERDGELNAYCLVDADSALEQAKLAEQRWREGHPIGWLDGVPTSIKDMFLSQGWPTQRGSRCIDPAGPWEVDSPVTARLREHGLVLLGKTTTPELGWKAVTDNTLNGITRNPWNPALTAGGSSGGSAAAVAAGMGELSVGTDGGGSVRIPASFCGIVGFKPTHGRIPLFPASPFGPLGHAGPMARSVDDVALLLDVLALPDHRDPSALAPPASSYREAVRRDVRGVNAAYSANLGYVDVDPEIARITLAVVAALNEAGLRIEETDPGFADPLDAFDVLWSTGAAKWLDTFPAGSEELIDQGLRRVWEHGHTFSASDYLEASAVRAALGIHMGEFHLRHDVLITPMMPISPFEAGHDVPPGSSYQTWPEWTRFTYPFNLTQQPAISVPIGFTAAGLPVGLQIVGPRHSDDLVLAVAKLVEEVKPWATDRPAAPRR from the coding sequence ATGAACGAGTCGGGGACCCTGCTGACGGCCAGTGAGCTCGTCGCGGCCTACGGGTCCGGGGAGCTGTCGCCGGTGGAGGCGACGCAAGCTTCGCTCGACGCGATCGCCGAGCGGGACGGCGAGCTGAACGCCTACTGCCTCGTCGACGCCGACTCCGCGCTGGAACAGGCGAAGCTGGCCGAGCAGCGGTGGCGCGAGGGCCATCCGATCGGCTGGCTGGACGGGGTGCCGACCTCGATCAAGGACATGTTCCTCAGCCAGGGCTGGCCGACGCAGCGGGGTTCGCGCTGCATCGACCCGGCCGGACCGTGGGAGGTCGACAGCCCGGTCACCGCGCGGCTGCGCGAGCACGGGCTGGTGCTGCTCGGCAAGACGACCACGCCGGAGCTGGGCTGGAAGGCCGTCACCGACAACACGTTGAACGGCATCACCCGCAACCCGTGGAACCCCGCGCTGACCGCGGGCGGTTCGAGCGGTGGCAGCGCGGCGGCCGTGGCGGCGGGCATGGGGGAGCTGTCGGTCGGTACCGATGGTGGTGGCTCGGTGCGGATTCCGGCTTCGTTCTGCGGAATCGTCGGGTTCAAGCCGACGCACGGGCGGATCCCGCTGTTCCCGGCGAGCCCGTTCGGTCCGCTGGGGCACGCCGGTCCGATGGCGCGTTCGGTGGATGACGTGGCGTTGCTGCTCGACGTGCTCGCCCTGCCCGACCACCGCGACCCGTCCGCGCTGGCGCCGCCCGCGAGTTCGTACCGGGAGGCCGTGCGGCGGGATGTGCGCGGGGTGAACGCGGCTTATTCGGCGAATCTGGGTTATGTGGACGTCGATCCGGAGATCGCGCGGATCACGCTGGCCGTGGTGGCCGCGCTGAACGAGGCGGGGCTGCGGATCGAGGAGACGGATCCCGGGTTCGCGGATCCGCTGGATGCTTTTGATGTGCTGTGGTCGACGGGCGCGGCGAAGTGGCTGGACACGTTCCCGGCGGGTTCGGAGGAGCTGATCGACCAGGGCCTGCGGCGGGTTTGGGAGCACGGGCACACCTTCTCGGCGAGTGACTACCTCGAGGCGAGCGCGGTGCGGGCGGCTTTGGGCATTCACATGGGCGAGTTCCACTTGCGGCACGATGTGCTGATCACGCCGATGATGCCGATTTCGCCTTTTGAGGCTGGGCACGATGTGCCGCCGGGAAGCTCTTATCAGACTTGGCCGGAGTGGACGCGGTTCACTTATCCGTTCAACCTGACGCAGCAGCCGGCGATCAGCGTGCCGATCGGCTTCACGGCGGCGGGGTTGCCGGTGGGGTTGCAGATCGTGGGGCCGCGGCACTCGGATGATCTGGTGCTGGCGGTGGCGAAGCTGGTGGAAGAGGTGAAGCCGTGGGCTACGGACCGGCCCGCGGCTCCGCGGCGGTGA